A window of Parambassis ranga chromosome 18, fParRan2.1, whole genome shotgun sequence genomic DNA:
ATAGTATTGCACTCTTAATTCCTAACGTTTATTTAGCAGGATACTGTGCAACAACACTGCACACACGAGAAAACGTGTGATAAAGGCAACAATGACAGCACttgtatttacaaaaacacacaaacgtcACACAGCCATCCCTCGCGTGTTTTCACCACGCAACGCACGCTGCTACGCATTGTATCTCTGTAGCTATTTATGTTAGCTGCAGAGCCATCTACAAAAATGTTAGCCTAATAATCTGCTTTGCCAAAACGGTTACAAGATAAACAAGTATACAACACTTTGCTTAGACGAGTATGCGACCAGTTTGTTATGCAACCTTCTTTTTAACGCTCTTTAGGCCTTCACTACTCTTAAACGCCTTTAGCTATAAAGTTAGCTTAGCGAAGCCACACATTTGATAACAGCCAGTGCTGTTTTTGGAGGTAACTGCGGTGCATTTGCTAATTTTGCCAAAGCTGTTTTACTGTTTATGCTCTTTCTGATGTGCAATAAATCATACCTGtaagctgcagctgcttttcGACCCTCAGAGAGTGAAATGGCGACTGGCGGCTGGCGCGTCTTCTTCTTTggggttttgtttttgcagcttAGGGCATTCACTGTTGCATTACTGCCACCCTCTGTTTCCCCCAGGGTCCACGCATGTCAACGCCATcctgaaaactaaataaacagCGCCTCCATTTAACACTTTAAAGTGTAAATTATACTATGTGTAAtgtgtgttattataataacacacattacacatagtataatttatttaaaatgacattttattcGCGTTATGGACTTTTAAAGGAGCACTTCCTTTAACCTGTATTATTTCAGCATGAAGAATACAGGACCAAGCAAGTATTTAACTATGCATGACGTTTTTAAGAATGCATTCTGAGACTTTGAGTATGCATAACGTTTTAGAGGAtgcaaattttgtttgtttttttctggtagATTAGTACTGCAGCTTGTCCATTAGTTGCAATATGCCAAAAGTACCAGGATGTTGTATTCATTTAGCTGTATATACTATATACTTTAATTCTCACCAAAAATCATTTGTCATTTGCCAAAATAAGCAATCACACAGAAGCAGCAAATGTAAAGAGTCCCCAAAAtatttattgtatatatatatatatatatatatatataatattattatttatatttataaaaatcagaATTACAGATTTGTAATGCTGGTACAGCAAGTATGGAAAATACACACTTCAAATCTGtatggaaaacaaacaaaaggcaCCTTTAACAAACAAGTGCCTACTGATTTCTACAGCCCAAGCCCCGAGTCCCACCTCCTAATTCTGTAACTGAATTATATGGATACAATACACACCTCACACTAAAACTCCACATACAAACTTTGAGGATGTTTTCTATTGGCAGCTACAAGCAAAGTCCACGACACAGCACATGGGAAGCAAAGACAGAAATGTACCGTAGCCAACATTTGTTTCAGTGTCACCTAGCAAGTAGTTTGACTTTAGATCAGCATACACTTTAAGTGTATTGATTCTATCATCTGAAATTAGAAGAAAATAGGTGGTTTAGATTGTCTTATCTATTTCCAATGAGTAAAACGACATTGTAACTCAACATTAACTCGTTGCCTTgagataacagaaaaaaaaacattcttgtcATTTCTCTATTCTTTGGTGAGTTTAGTCGTACGACACTGTGTGGTGTACCCTTCATTAAGAGTCACGGCCACTTGCCATATATAgtcatatttatatttcacaAATGTTTTGATCAAACATTTAACTTTATTCACATTCATGTCACTTGTGGATGAGTAGGAAAAGATTCTTCTTTATGGGTAAGAAATCTAACACATCTAACACCTCTAAATGAAGCCAAATAAATAGTATTAGATTAGATTTTGATGAAACAGATGAAGAAACAAAGTTGAAACTTAAGCTGCAAACCTGTAAAGAGCAAGTGAGGAAATTATTGTCTTATCATACATCATAAACAGTGCAGTTTGATAACAACCCTCTCTGAATCAAGCTTTCACTGAAAGGATTATTCATCTGGAGGCGAGTGGCATCTCAGGTGCTTGGAAGATGCTGACACATTTCCCAAACTGAATTTCTGCTTCTCATACATCCCTGCAACTCACAACAGTCTGATAGATCACGTGGCTTGAAGAGATGTCATTAAATGAAAAGTGCTGCATATCAACCAGACCTAGAAAGACAGTGTGATTATCCACAGTGCATCTTAAAAAGCAAAGTCCCATGCCCAATGACAATTGACATTGTACACCGTTTCAattattttctttgttgttcACCTTGGCACCCTGGCTTCAATAAGGCGTATAGCGTGGCGCATAATAATCTTTGGGTCGTGGAATGGCATAGGAGCTCCTGGAGGCAGACACCGGGGACAGCTGCGTTCGCTCATAGGAATAGCTTGCTGAGGAGACTGGTACACGTCTGATAGGGCTGCGCTCCCGTGCATAGTATGCGGCTGCTGATGAAGGTGGAGCCAGAGGCTGATGGCTGTATGGGTCTACTTTAGAGAGCGAGGAAGGGGGAGGCggtggaggggggaggaaaGACATGCGACGATTCTCAAAATAGCTTGAGCCATAGGGGTTAGCCCTGTATTTCTGATAATAATCAACACTGCTAAAGACACGATCAtaagctgatgacctgctggtGTATCGATCTCCCAGCTCAGAGCCATAGCTGCTAAGCCTACGTGGTGGAGGCGGCGGCACACCTCCATAACTACCCCGACTATACATAGAGCCAGCCGTGTAATCAGCTCCTGGAGGTGAGGCCATCCCATAGCTCCCACTGCCATAACTTGGGGGACCGCGTGAGGGAGGCCGGCCGCTGCGACCTCTCATGCCATCACTGTGGCTATCGCTGCGACCGATCGGACAATCTTTCGACCAGTGACCATGTTTCCCACAGACAAAGCAGCCGGCATGATTTCCCATTCCCGGAGCGGTGCGAAGCCGACTGGTGGACAGCTGTACACTCATCAGCTTGCCTTGTAAGGAGAGAGAAGACACGCATGAGACGGAGGGGTTCTGACACGATAAGGCTCTTACCGACTACAAGACACGTGTAAAAGATTTGACTGACACTGACTAAGCGAAGCGAGACAATCTGCAGCACCAGGTGCAATGCCTGTTCACCAGTTACACTGCCAACCCTAAACGCGATTACTCTCAGTCCACCAGGTCGGTCATCCATTCTGTATCAGCTAGAGGACTTTACTTCCTCACAATAAAAAGGATGCATCTACAGACAGCAAAGACATCTCTCCCCTGCCCAAGAGTTCACCTTTGAAAGCTGTGTTGTCCAACTTATTGATGGCATCCATGGCATCCTCCATTCGCTCCATGTGAACAAAGGCATAGTCTCTCACTATGTCACATTCTACCACCGGACCAAAGTCTTCAAATTTGGCCTGCAGCAACTCACTGGTGACTCCTTCCCCAAGGTTGCTGACATGCAGCTTGGTGCTGGACTTGGACCTCTGTTTGCTCATCTCCACATTCAAGCGCCAGCCATGCAGCTGGTGCTGGTGGAGGTTCTTTATAGCCTCCTCTGCTTCACTCATGTCGCTCATGTGCACAAAGCCATAGTTCTTGACGATGTCACATTCTGTGACTTTACCATACTTCTCGAAGAGTTCTCGCAGTTCCTCAGGTGTGGTGTTGCAGGCAAGGTTGCCAATGAAGATTTTCACCATGATGACGATGTGTGTAACCTAGAAAAGTTACAAAAATCAGTTACTACTGTTTGACCACAACCAATGACAAAAGTACACAAAGCCGCAGCTTCATTAGGTAATTTAAAGAgtttctttaaaataaataaataaataaaatatgtgatgTATTTTAGTGTTTTCCATACATAGACCAATGCTcaactctctccctctcattctcgttaacacacacacacgcaacactgaattgatttttgtttttgtgttgattgtCTTTTTAccttattatattattattttcttgtcAGTATTTATTATGTTTCTTAATTGATCACTAAGAAAACTCCCTAAGTTTCATGTATGTTAACAATGACATGTTTGATGATTTTATGCTTAATATCAATACATCCATACAATCATATTTTTAATTTCCACTATTAATTCTGCATTTACTctgtatattttaatttatatatatactttcAGATCTACTTATTGAAGGCTAGCCCTCAGAGTAAATAGTTTATTGAACAAACTGCCAACAATGACACAATTATTTTAATCTGTGGATATCAACAACGTAGCTGAACAGGTTTAGTTAGCTTACGGTACCACTGCAGTATCGCATTGCTTCAACCACTCCTGCTTTTGACTGAGATACTAATGCCCAGTTTATAGGACATATAACTGAACAATGAACTGTTAAATCAAATGCATGCAGAAATactgaataaatacatttctaaaaGTGCATAAAAATAGAAAAGCTGAAAGGTTGATGTATGAcaatttaataaattatgttaTTATAATGACAATGTTTTTACGTTTCTGCCTTTATGCAGGTAtacttgatttattttttggtcTCTATGATGATTGATGTCACTTTCAAGATTGGTGATTTTGCAGAGTTTTTGATCGGCAAAGTAAAGCCGATTGGCAGACCATTCCAATCCATCGCCGATCTGCTGTAAAATGATCGCATCCAATTGAGCTATTTACTACTCTGAAGCGTCACACCTGTTGTTGTCGCAAACAACACTCCGAGTTTCAAGTGTTATTTTATTAGGCAACGTCTCAAACACCAAAATGTAAAAAAGCTGGTAAAGATGCACATAAATCAATTCATATGCCCACCGTAATCATTCAAAGTCCGCACCTGTCGGCCTAAATgctaatatgtttttatttaatttatttaacctttatttaaccaggtaaaaaaacccattgagatccagatctcatttacaagggtgacctggccaagtggtcagcaacacacgtcaagaacattagaacaacattttaaagttggtAAACAAGATGAAGACAGTTATCAGAGCAGTAAAAATAAGTGCAGCGATAGAAagatatcttaaaaacacaggcactgatgaatggatgctttttgcctaatgtgtaataaagaattaaaaatgttaaatgaaATAAGCTCAGAAATTTTTAAATCAGTTtggagggtattccaggctgaaggggcAGAGTAGCTAAAGGCCCACTTTCCTAGCTCAGTCCacatgagggacctgcaggAGCGCAAAcacatattattaatataaatagaaaataaaaaaggtccTAAAACTGAGCCCTGTGGCACTCCCCTTGTGATCCCAAGAGAAGACGATACAGAACCCGCCATTTGTACACACTGGGATCTATTTGAGAGATAGTCGAGAAGCCTATATTTGACAAGGTTTTAATCAGGAGAGGGTGGTCGACCATGTCAAATGCCTTTGACAGGTCAATAAACAGGGCTACACAGTGTTGCTTGTGGTCCAGAGCATggataaaatcatttaaaacttttaaggtggctgtgacagtgctgtgctgttttgtaGAAACCAGACTGGAAGTCGGTTAAAATGCTGTTAAGAGTGTAAAAATGCCTTCAGTTGAACACTGACAAGCTTCTCAAAGATTTTTGCTAAAATGCATAGTTTCGAAATTGGCCTATAGTTGTTTAGTTCCGCAGGGTCGCCTCCTTTTAAAAGAGGAAGTATAAAAGCAGATTTCCATACATTTGGACTTTTGTTAGAGCTCaaacttaaattaaaaatgtgtgacagaggctcGGCTATGTAATCTGAAGCTAGCTTTAAGAATTGGGAGTCAAGCTTATCTGGCCCGGCAGACTTCTTGGTATCCAGATCCTTTAGGCCAGGGGTTCTCAAattttgatagctgagggccaatttatgaacccGACACTGGACTGAGGGCCGCCAATGAAAAATACACGTGTATTAAAtttaatgacccagttgcatctcttcagtttacatttgttggtctgtatccagtaatgtgcaataaacacatatggggaaacattgttatgcacaaaaaatccccggggattagagctgggcggtatgaccaaaattctagatcacagtatttttatattattataacgtTATATATTTCCAGTATTTGACagtattttctctcctcatgcatgacgtgttaactgcattgattgtgagaagaattactgcagagtGGTTACCCTGTTCCAGGTCAAgagaattgtacaaaaaaaaatccacattagtattacatgtaatacagcagggctgtgggttattatttaatatccagtaGTATCGTGATTACTTGAGGGTTTTTCCACAATTACGATTATAGAAcgctcttttttttgttttaaaaataattataaataattggGGAGGGGGGGTAGTTAAATTATACTCAGCTTCACTCGTGGCTTCGAGTGAACacagactagatgaaggaggcgcagtgacgtgacagaagcctgttaaatactccacgaggacagagaaatctgttcgtgttcctgaggtggcagaaataagagcaagatccgtttggaccggacttttcatacttcatgagaaacgaGTGTGCAGAACTGCTCATACGGAGCGCACTcagcgtcacacacacatacaggttttgcCGCTATTTCGCTGCTAATCATCGGCAGAAGTTCCGGACATTTTAGGTCATTTAAAATTCAcatcataacacaaattcacataATTCATTGCGGGCCGCCAAAAAATTTTCTGCGGGCCGccattggcccgcgggccgcacATTGAGAACCTATGCTTTAGGCCTTTGAGAACATCCAGAGCAGACACGGGGGAAAAAGTGAAAGTGCAATCAGTAGgacttttgtccatatttaaCGTTTCTGCAGTTGTAGTGGGGTTCTTAAAATTGGAGTCTAAAAAGTTAAAACGAGAACCGACAGATataaaatgttcattaaaatgatttagCATGGCAGATTTTTGAGTCACCGCTTTACCATCTTTGACCAAGAAGTTAGGGAATTCATTTTCATGAGCAAAGTCCGAAGTGGATTTAATGATTTTCCAGAACTTCTTTGGGTCATTTAAGCTTTTAGTTGTCTCAGAAAGATGGATTTTTGTTACATTCGTTTCTCCATAATATGTCTTTTAAACGCCTCgctcattaataaaaaaataatataagttGTAGTAGGTGTTCAATTCTTTAAAATTAATTCTCCTAGAGATTTTTCCTAGTGACTCATGTTTGGTTAATGAAGACGTAGGAGTTCCCTAAGCTAATCAGTCAGCTAGCTACCAACTCATTTGCTCGTTCGTTCTTCCCGTTTATTTAGCCTGTGAACAAACGACAGCTAAGCACTCTTGACCTCCTGATGTTTACTGACTTTCTTTTCCTTGCAAAAATCTCAAACTCACCTATAAAGCGACACAGTCTTCGTTAGCattgaataaaaaatgaaatggcGCTCTATTCTTCGTCTTCTTCctgtttacttcttcttcttcttctgttagtTTATTAGTAGTAAGCAGCAGGTGAATTATCGCCACCTACTGGACTGGAAGGGCGCTTTCAAAAGACTGGCAGTTAATTTTCATCCACCACGGACTTCTTTATTTCAACTAAAGAGAGCTCATCAAAAAAGTTACGAGTTACGAGTAAAGAGTCTGCTATAAAAGgatattaatttttttattttgcataatACAACCTCTCCATAGTGTAAGAGCACACTCTTGTTATATACATACAATCTGcagacaataacaataaaaacatcttaaaaaaaacaaatacccTTATGCATATTGTGTCTTTCAAGTATATCTCAGGGAAAGATGATTGTTAGACAGTTCACTTTccataaataacataaatattATCAGACACTCTAATCTAGTGGAATTTACATTTTGGTCAAACAAAGCATCAGTACATTTATTCACTTTCTATGGCACCTTGTTTAGAAGCCTGTGAGTAAAATAGATTATTAATCATGATGAAAGAGAGTCACAGGTTAAAGGTCTGCTGGCACACATGGGACTCTCCTGGTCCACTCAACATGTATCCTACCAAGCTGGCatcttaaatgttttaaatgtaggTTCAGTTTGACATAGTTTTGGAGGAACCAACTTTACAGCTGTAAAGTGGTTACACACTGAAGCGGGTGCTATTTAATAtagccacatacacacattatgtttttctatttataaattcatttaaaaatgccCACTATACTGTCTGTCAATATTTGAAGTTAACTACTGCTGTACTGACAGATCTAATTTAGCATACAATGACACACTTGGCAGGCATGCAGTGGTGGCCCCATGGCATGTAATTGTTGAGAGATTGCCCTATGCTAACAGCTAACCTATCAGTTATCATAGttctttttaaatgcaaaattttATGTATACTATGCAGTTGCAAGCAATCCTTCTTGTAATCTTTATAAAAGTCTAACTGGTTAATTCATGTTTTTCTTATGATAGATTTTATGTCAGTGAATAATGTGAGATACTTTCAGCTCCAAACAAATAGTCTAAAGTATTTTTTTGcgtaacaaaaaacaaaaaagcgtAAAGTTCAGGGTAGCTCCAAAAGTAAGTCAATGCCACtaaacctccatgttaaataactttactgcagaaataaacaggtttacagtCAAGGACAGTTTTGCTCTTTTTATATGACCAGTTCAAATTCAAATTATATTAAGACATTATAATTGTGCATAATTAATGGACACTTTTAATCAGTGAGGGTAGGATGATCCAATAGCAAACAACAGAAAtatcagaaactgcagttcctctaatgacCACTTGAAGCTATTATCAATGACAAGTTAACAGCAACACGTCACCAAATTATTTTAAGCTTATAGCTCCACAATGTTGCTCGTATTTATTTGGATTAGGCAGGAGTTAGTTTGACTCAGATGATCCATGTCAATGAGATGGGAACAACATAGCACTCAGTTTGGATGTAATAACTTTAAGTTACCTTAAAATTTAAATCCACTCCAGACTTTACCTTGTCATGATTTAGACTAAATCCACACTATGTATGAATAATTACAATAGTTCAACCACCTTTGTGTGGTATTATCCAAATGCTTCATGCTGCAGTACCATCATTAGACACTAGATGCTGGCAGCAAAACCTCTGCAGAAATCCCCTGAAAAAGTCTCTtcctccactgtctgcttgTCCCACACAGCCTGATAAGAAGAGATATAAGAAGTTATAAGAAGAGAAAAGTTGACAGTGTGTCCACACTGGCAGCAGCTCATCTATGGTGTCTCTATCGGCAGGAAGGCcactgtcctctctgcctgGCTGTGATTTAGGTTGGTAAGAtgaaacatacaaaaatatgaGGGCTTGGCTTTATCCTGCTGGCTTCTCTTAGAAAACAGAGCTAGATGCTAATAGCAGGGAGGTGGTGGGTTAGGTGCTGCTATCTGCTACAGGACACCATTTGCATGGCAGGGATCAGATGTCATTCAGTAGCTGCTTTCATGTCCAGTCAGGATGTACAGGTTGCTGAGTGCTGATGGGTCATCAGTTGGTGTGCTCTGAAGAATGATGTCTCTGTTCAAAGTCAAGAGTTGAAGGAATGTGTTAATGATAGATGACTGTTCAGAATCaaaattcctttatttatcccagaggggaaaacCTTTTTGTTACAGGCATGACAGATCCAACCAAGAATAAAAAATGTTGATTGTTCTCATGGCAAtttgtaaaattaaataaacaaatcctGTTGCTATGTAAGGTGAAAATTTGTTCTGCCAAACCCTTTAGAATATTCTACAtgtttaaatatgtaaatatgtatcCAACACATTAGCCACTTAACAAAAagaacccaatcaaacaaaGCAAGAAGAAATATTATagtcatatatttatttaattctaATCTTGGCTAATGTTCATGTGGATGAAAACACCACCAGAAGAACACTGAATAACCATGGTGTGACAGAGCTGCTCTCagaaaagaacactgctgcctgtctgcagtttgttaaagctcatgtggacaaaccagagggctgctgggaaaatactTGGAGcacagatgagaccagaatggAGTTATTTGGCTTCAATGAGAAGACTAATGTTGGAAAAAAGAATGACACTGCAGTCCAGTATATGAACCTATTCCCTCTCTAAACCACAGTAGTGGTAGTATCATGGCTTAAGGCTGCATCTAAGCCAGGATGACTTCCatcattgatggaacaatgaatttAGCATAAATACAGTGAATTCTATTTAATTCACCTcaattcaatgttatttatattgCACCGGTTACAATCAAAatggtctctaggtgctttacaggaACCCAGAAAGACATTTTTAGACAATATTTTAGACAATACGATTATCCTTTGTTATTTTGCAGATGACATTTGCATCAGTATTCCTAGATTAAAGTTTACATACCTGTTTGTTCCCAAAACTCTGAACACCCGACTCTCATCTGTAATTTCTTGGGTTACCTGCATATAAACAGGAGACTTACTGAATTATTGCATAGACACAGAGTAAACATGAATCACTGACATGAGTCATAGATCTCCTATAGGTAAATCACCTCATCTGAATGAAAGCTCCTCCCCTTAAGGCCATGCTTCCAGAAAGCCAGCACACTGTCCTGCAAGCAGACTGATAGGCGGATATTTCACATCACTCTACTGTCAAACATCATGTgtctttaaatgtgtatttcaTATTGTACCTAGTGTTTCAACAAGGAAGTCAAAGTTTATCTCAGCAGCCAGCTCTTTGGTTGGAAGCCCTCGCAGATTCACAATCTTAACAGTTTCTGTCCAATCAGCATAAAGATTGAGGATCAGTTTATTATCAATCACTCGATAATATGTGTAGAGAGAAAGGACTTACTTTCCAGTACGATGAGGACAGTGTCTCGGTCCAGTTGTGTTACCTGCATGGCTCTAAGTGCTCCACTGTCTGTAGACAGATGAAAGCCGTTAGTTTCAGCTGAAGCTTTGAGCAGTGCTTTGTATACAGAGCAGCAGCCTCCCTCCTACCTGGTACTGAAATAGGTGCACCGTTCAGCTCTATTATGTCAAACTTGAGCTGCTGGCTGTTTGGGGGTTTGTCCTTACTGCAGTCTCTCACTCCAATACACAGCTGGGGAAACTCATCTGTTACCAATACCAGCAGCTCAAATATTGGTAAAGAATCTGATAGCTTAAGCGCTATGTGCTGCAAGAGAAACAGACATTGGTCAGGTTAGAGGACTACAGTTTGGGCACTGTGATTACAGGTCTCCTTTGTAAGACTTCAAACACAAAATGGTATTAATAATGCCACTAAAATAATAAGACAGCCTTTGGACAGTGAGGTTTTGATGCTCAGCGACTTGTGCTTGGGTGCTAATGCCGATAAAAAGAGGCTCCCATCTTTATGTGGCGTTCAAAATTGGTAAGTCTTTTAAAaatttctgtatttctgcataaatatgatcaCAAAGATCAGCCCAGATTCACACAAAGCCTGAGATTAGGCAAAAAGAACAAAATCGAAGAAATGACAGAGAAATATTTCTCTACAgctgtctgtggatttgtggagaCCAAACTCTTTAGACATGGTTGTGTAATCTTTTCCAGCCAgatgagcagcaacaactgtttgTATGAGGTCCTTAGAAATGtcctttaaaaatgtcattataCACTTCCACAAACACTTACTGACAACTTCCATTGATTGATTAACACCTCTGAACAGAAGCACTCTAATTTAGCCTTCAACATAAACTGCTAATCCTAGAGGTTGAAATACTTTTGTTAATGATggatgtttaatatttaatcGTTTTCTGAAATACCCAAGAAGCCCTCTTATTGGTCACCTTACAGGTTCATTC
This region includes:
- the LOC114451130 gene encoding RNA-binding protein 4.1-like, with product MSVQLSTSRLRTAPGMGNHAGCFVCGKHGHWSKDCPIGRSDSHSDGMRGRSGRPPSRGPPSYGSGSYGMASPPGADYTAGSMYSRGSYGGVPPPPPRRLSSYGSELGDRYTSRSSAYDRVFSSVDYYQKYRANPYGSSYFENRRMSFLPPPPPPPSSLSKVDPYSHQPLAPPSSAAAYYARERSPIRRVPVSSASYSYERTQLSPVSASRSSYAIPRPKDYYAPRYTPY